From a region of the Oncorhynchus tshawytscha isolate Ot180627B linkage group LG14, Otsh_v2.0, whole genome shotgun sequence genome:
- the LOC121839192 gene encoding olfactory receptor 11A1-like, with amino-acid sequence MENSTHYEVFRLAAYGDIGQMKYFYFAVVSVLYFVIILANALLIGVICIERSLHEPMYLFLCALFVNQLYGSTGLFPALMFYLLSDTHDISLLYCYLQIYVLYTYAITEFCNLAVMSYDRYISICYPLQYNNIMTPKTICGGVTCGLILLSWVYSFFLNGIVISLSLRLQFCGNVLDRVYCDNYSVVKLACSNTMLNNIWGLLVTVLYISCTICPTIYSYVRILQICLKSSKETKQKAFNTCTPHIASLLNFLFGCLFVVLQGRYDTAHLPPILRTILLVYFLICPPLFNPLMYGVRMVNIRQACKKVLGLNPET; translated from the exons ATGGAAAACTCTACTCACTACGAGGTCTTTAGGCTTGCTGCATACGGTGATATCGGACAAATGAAGTATTTCTACTTTGCTGTAGTATCTGTTTTATATTTTGTCATCATTCTTGCCAATGCTTTACTTATTGGAGTTATCTGCATTGAAAGAAGCCTTCATGAACCCATGTATCTGTTTCTATGTGCTTTGTTTGTTAATCAGTTGTATGGGAGCACTGGTTTGTTTCCTGCTCTCATGTTTTACTTGCTGTCTGACACACATGATATTTCCCTTCTTTATTGTTATCTCCAGATTTATGTGTTGTACACATATGCTATAACAGAATTTTGTAATTTAGCAGTTATGTCCTATGACAGGTACATCTCTATTTGTTATCCTCTACAGTATAACAATATTATGACACCTAAAACCATTtgtggt ggcgtgacatgtggCTTAATTCTACTGTCATGGGTGTATTCTTTTTTCCTCAATGGCATCGTTATCTCCCTGAGTTTGCGACTGCAATTTTGTGGTAACGTTCTAGACAGAGTGTATTGTGACAACTACTCAGTCGTCAAGCTTGCCTGTTCAAATACTATGCTGAATAACATATGGGGTCTTCTTGTCACTGTGCTTTATATTTCTTGTACTATATGTCCTACCATATACTCATATGTAAGAATTCTACAAATATGTTTAAAGTCTTCTAAAGAGACGAAACAGAAAGCATTTAACACCTGTACACCACATATAGCCTCTTTGCTGAACTTCTTATTTGGCTGTTTATTTGTGGTTCTACAAGGCAGATATGATACTGCACATCTTCCACCTATACTTCGCACTATTTTATTAGTTTATTTTCTGATATGTCCACCACTTTTCAATCCTTTAATGTATGGCGTTAGGATGGTTAATATCAGGCAGGCTTGTAAAAAGGTACTAGGCCTTAACCCTGAAACATAA
- the LOC112267397 gene encoding olfactory receptor 52K2-like — translation MNQTVLHSTVFFTAYGPPGPLNYAAFFLTFLLFFITIFSNISLMLVIYLESHLHKPMYIFLFNLAVNGLIGCLSVCPKIMDNLVNDIKDISHKGCLLQVFFSSVYATCAYVILAVMAYDRYVSICKPLQYHSIMTPSKVKMLVALVYFIPITMLAFQIFITSRLPVCSHNINKLFCDNLAVVKLSCVESALSNLYGICVIASLVVLPFVLVVLSYIKILLVCLKVSKESRTKAFNTCTPHLITFINFSTAILFSVIYNRHSTVSKEVNVLISVQFILFPPLVHPIIYGIRTKEIRTCITKIIRTKIFPNSLDFPHLKSERKLVPIMTLDGTAAGQGLPV, via the coding sequence ATGAACCAAACTGTCTTGCATAGCACTGTATTTTTCACTGCGTATGGACCCCCAGGCCCACTCAACTACGCAGCTTTTTTCTTAACATTTTTGCTTTTCTTCATTACAATATTTTCCAACATCAGTCTCATGCTTGTCATCTACTTAGAATCACACTTACACAAGCCTATGTACATATTTCTGTTCAACTTGGCGGTGAATGGACTGATTGGGTGTTTATCCGTCTGTCCGAAGATCATGGACAATCTTGTTAATGACATAAAGGACATCTCTCACAAAGGTTGTTTATTGCAGGTGTTTTTCAGCAGTGTATATGCAACGTGTGCTTACGTTATTCTAGCAGTGATGGCATATGACAGGTATGTCTCAATTTGTAAGCCATTGCAATATCATAGCATTATGACCCCTTCTAAAGTGAAGATGTTGGTAGCATTGGTATATTTTATTCCCATAACTATGCTTGCTTTTCAAATATTTATCACTTCTAGGCTGCCTGTGTGCAGCCACAATATCAACAAGCTTTTTTGTGATAATTTAGCAGTTGTTAAACTCTCCTGTGTTGAAAGTGCACTGAGTAACCTGTATGGTATATGTGTGATAGCAAGTCTAGTGGTTTTACCTTTTGTGTTAGTTGTGCTCTCATACATCAAAATATTACTTGTTTGCTTGAAAGTCTCAAAGGAGTCACGAACTAAGGCTTTTAATACGTGTACTCCCCACTTGATCACTTTCATCAACTTCTCTACAGCCATCCTTTTTTCTGTTATTTACAACAGGCACAGCACAGTTAGCAAGGAGGTTAATGTATTAATATCAGTACAGTTCATTCTTTTCCCGCCACTGGTACACCCTATCATATATGGTATTAGGACCAAGGAGATCAGAACATGTATTACAAAAATTATAAGAACAAAAATCTTTCCTAACTCTCTTGATTTTCCTCATCTAAAATCTGAACGTAAACTGGTACCAATTATGACTTTAGATGGTACAGCAGCAGGGCAAGGGTTGCCGGTTTGA